In one Nicotiana tomentosiformis chromosome 6, ASM39032v3, whole genome shotgun sequence genomic region, the following are encoded:
- the LOC138893643 gene encoding uncharacterized protein has protein sequence MATEENSSLRGSDIANLNTGLPKGFTTYVVINQHHPLFLQPCDTPGSSLISIKLNGHENYTLWSISMRVSLLSKIKLGFVDGRYTKDKFPPSLHELWGKCNAIVLSWIMNFVSNESLSAMVYASSAQKGISSVSVYFSKMKELWAEFDALMPCPGCGCEELKEICRIF, from the exons ATGGCAACTGAAGAAAATAGTTCACTTAGGGGTTCAGACATAGCTAATTTGAACACTGGACTTCCAAAGGGATTCACAACTTATGTGGTCATCAATCAACATCATCCATTGTTCCTTCAGCCATGCGATACTCCAGGTAGCTCACTGATCTCAATTAAGCTAAACGGGCATGAGAATTATACCCTATGGAGTATCTCTATGCGAGTTAGTCTACTTAGCAAGATCAAGTTAGGGTTTGTTGATGGTAGATACACTAAGGATAAATTTCCCCCTTCTTTACATGAACTATGGGGAAAATGTAATGCCATAGTCTTGTCATGGATCATGAACTTTGTTAGTAATGAGTCGCTAAGTGCCATGGTGTATGCATCTAGTGCACAGAAG GGCATTTCATCAGTGTCAGTGTATTTCTCAAAGATGAAGGAGCTTTGGGCAGAGTTTGATGCACTAATGCCTTGTCCTGGTTGTGGTTGTGAGGAGTTAAAAGAGATATGCAGAATATTTTAG